The following is a genomic window from Theobroma cacao cultivar B97-61/B2 chromosome 10, Criollo_cocoa_genome_V2, whole genome shotgun sequence.
aattaatatattcGGCAAGCTCCCATGAAATCGAATGTTAATCAAACTCATACATAAATCACAAATCACCTCGCACTCAAggagttaaaattcatttcaccatAAAAATAGGAGAGTTGCAAAAAAATCGTTAAATTTCGctttcaccatgcaaagaaatatgagtttgaaaacccGGAGATGCCACTCTCGAGtagggaatgaaaataaacttgTGGTCCCGCTACCAAGTAATAACATCCGGGAGCCTTACTCCACCGGATCCCACATGCCATGGTAGTCTCaagatgttggccgacatcggaGAATCAAGCGGTCGCAACCGCGTAATCATCCGGTGGCCTAACCACGCATACATATATCACAAGCCGTGGTCCCCATCACGCCTAACCGCCCGTcggtgacccaaaggttctctagctagagctcactcgtgcacAGGGTCACACTTAATCGATGTGACATCCGGCCTACTCTCGAAGCTCTCGGTTTGTCCAAAacgtttttaaaaaaaatttacattgcGTTCTTGAAATTCATGCCGAATTATTTTCAAAGCGTCAAATATTGGGTAttataaaatctatcattttctcaaaataaaatttatgcatgaatttcaaataGTGATTTGCGTGGTGAGTAAGCAATATAATCATGAATGCACACTACACAAATATATAAGGCACAGATTTTTAGGCAAAACAATGTGAAGGGCTTGTTTCCCGATTTTCAAAActctttacatataatttatacatatatatattcaaaacgaTTTCCAAACATAATTTGCAATCATAATTTTCTAAGATCGCTACCAACACATGCTATCCATAATTTTCgcgtttaaaataaatcatacttataggtatatatttacgaaaattttaaaattgacaccccctactcacctcacaatagtgGGATTACTACAtcgctattgattcgtacgcgtgtataattattcctatttacCAGTCACGTACTTCGTCCGGCACGCTTTCAcacaaactttcctagcaacaatttaaacccaATATACTTAATCACACACTTGTATGGAAAGCAGCTTAATAAAAATTCCTTAACCAaattgcatatttttcatccaaaatatacaCAATATTAAACCACCTATAAACCNAAAGCAGCTTAATAAAAATTCCTTAACCAaattgcatatttttcatccaaaatatgcacaatattaaaccACCCATAAAccttaatataatattaacttaccatttttttctcctttttttttccaaaaatctGGCTACTCCCTTTTCTCTCTAACATTAATAGCTTCCATTGATCTTCTCTTTCACCCCAAAAGCTGTTACCTTTCCTCTCTCTTCCTCACCCAAAGCCGACGGCATCTCTTCTCTCTCATTATCCTAAAAGCTGCTTCCTTTCCTCCCTTTAACTCACCCAAAACCGGCGGCACCTCTTCCCTCTCACTCACAACCGACtgcttcctctttttctttcttttcctccatttcttctctttcttctttcttttcggCTCAGCTTTGGTCTGCTTCGTTCTCTCCCTCGCAACCgacttctctctttcctttttctccttCAAATAGCTAGTtgtgactttttttttctttctctatttttttttctctttcatctCTCTTAGCTCTCTTGGCCGGCCCCTCcaccatttcttttctttctttcttcatggTTCTTTTAGGCCGACCCCTACCTCCTtcacttaattaaaaatgaatttaggACCCTTTTTAATGCACACATGGGCAACTGCCCATCAACTTTtaccattttcttttattattgttCGGCCCCCATcattctcttctcttcttattattttcttttttttttttacgttGCATATTGATCACATGGGCGGTTGCCCTTTCTTCCcatatatttacattattatattatatatatattttattaacttcAATTAACACATTTGCACTTAAtccttgattttattttatttaccacATAACCCTCCAACTTTCGTATTTTAAAATTCGATCCTTTCGACgcgtttaaaaaattttattttgcttttatcttTACTCCTTTACACGTATACAATCgaaatatcaaaattgcatTTCAATtcggtatcaccataatatttaaatatttatttacccgtactagctcgatttaataaaacaCATGGGTCTCACTTACGTCATTTATCTCCAAAATTCAttcgttcttcttctcccccacttaaattgatCATATAATCCTTCTTCAAACTGATTcccttaattaataaaatattaatattttaatattattttattctaaattatttttttctcccGTTACCACTCTTTGACacttaaatttacattaagtgaCCCATCGTCTTGTCGATAGGGTCTTATTGACTACTAAATGAGGTCACGGGGTGTTACATAGTCACTATGAAGGACTTAACCACTTTGATTTCTATTTCCATGGAAAAAGATTAAGGAGTGACTTATGAAAGGAAGGTAATAGGATATGCTCCTTATACCATTGCTTAGTTGTAAGATGTGGAGGTGGTGGTTCTGACTCCAAAGTTTGTGCTTGTTTCGCTGGAGGTAATGGAGTGGGCTTCCCTTTATCAACATCAACTGCTTTTGCTCTATAGTAAGTATTTGTAGAGGAAGGATATTTGGTTGAATTAAGTATATTAGACATTCCTTTCTCCCTTTGCTCAACTTCATTAACTTGAACTTTTCTAACCACTATTTCTAGCTGAGGAAAGGGTAGTGGTAGTTGGGTTTTCATAGTTTTCTCTATGCTTAAGTGATGAGTATGGATGGGTATGATGAgcacttttttttatctttgcaTTTGATTATTTCATGGAGCATGAGAATCAAGTAAGGGAATTCATGGTCAAGAGTGATAATTTGGAAAGAGCTTGGCTAGATAATTTCATGTTTTACGGGGCTAATGATTAGATTTTCTGATTTGCAAGATGCATGTTGGATATTTATAAGATGCTCAATTATATATGTAAGAACCGTAATGTAGGATGATTGATTATAAATGTAGGAGTTGTAATGTAGGATGATTAATTATATTCCTAGTAGGTTTGATGAAGgatgattaaattatattgctagtaagtttatatagaatgattaattatattaggagtaggttttattattttggataGTATTTGTAAGATGTTTGTTGGATATTTGTTGgatgtttttaattatgtatGTAGTATGAATTTGTAACATGATTAATGAtatgttttattattaatgtAGAATGTTTTTCTTATgtatgattattaattttgattgatgCATAGATTTTTGGGGTATTTTATGgttatatcatatttttaatgttgaaaattaagttttagatattatatacaattaatgaatattaatattttcatatctCTAAGGATGTTAGAGAATTggtatttatataatttttatagttttagTGATGGggaaaatattttccaaaagATGATttaaacaatggaaaatattttcGACAGTTTAtctaaataacataaaatattaaattttcctgtaaaatattttataaataaaagattttttcttAACAACTTATTTTATGGTTACCAAACAGATCCTAAGTTGGAGAATTCTTATGAAATGATTAATATTCCTTGGTTGATAATGCTGGATGATGCTTAATAGTTATGtttgatgaattttttttttggaaatttatgtttgatgaaaattgaagaatgtTTATTAATGCTTGAGTCATGTGATATTCTTCTTTTAGTTGGTAAAGAAGCTTAACAGTGTTAAacgattttataaataaattagaaattaattatctcaaaattgcactcaattaaatacttaatttataatttcaaatatCAAACTTAAACACTGTAAGTAGAAAGTGTGGTTTAAAAGCATTGACTTATTCGATGGATGTAATTTTAGCATATAATAAGGtgataatttatatttatcaacctaaataaaatatataaacaatttaattttaacaatgcaaatctaaataaattaaaagcctaattaattttctatttatgttaaaaaaacaTCTCTATTGTGTTTTGGGCCGAAAGAGGGTAATTGGGCGAGCTTTTAAGGGCCCATAGATCCCAAGCCCTACAAGAGTGGTGTTTCCTAAAAACCCAAATAAAAAGCCGAAACCCTAACTAATTCAGCCTTCTTTTCTCTCCACTCTCCCCGAGCAACCCAGACGCGGCTGCCTTTTTGGCTTTTAGGTAAGAAACACTCGTTTCGTTATCTTCCCTGCGCTTCTCCAATGTTTAGATCTTCAAACTTCTTCGTTGTGtttcattgaatttttttcttgatcttgGGCTTCTCGGCAAGTTAAGAatcaatcattttttaattctgATGTTTCAAAATGTTTGGTTCCCTTAACGTACAGGCAATATGTTAGgttagaataaaattttgggATTTGGTTGGAATGAAATTCTTTAGTTTTTATGTGCCCATTTGAATAAGATGGTTGGGCACAGGGAGGAAATCAGTGTTTGCTAGAAACGAATGCAAGGATGATCTTCTTTTTTATGGTCATGATTTTTGAATTGTttgtgattttttaaaaactataaATAAGCCCTTATTTCTCACTTAGTTAATGTAAAATAAGCAGCAGCTTGTATTTGGAAGGATGGTGAGGGTCAGCGTCTTGAATGATGCACTCAAGAGCATGTACAATGCGGAGAAGAGAGGCAAACGACAGGTCATGGTCAGGCCTTCCTCAAAAGTGATCATCAAGTTCCTTTTGGTCATGCAGAAGCATGGTTTGACCATAATCTCTTCCCTTTTTCAAGTGTTAATTTGATCTAATGTAATATGAAGATGCTGGTATGTtaactcttttttatttgctttacAGGTTACATTGGAGAGTTTGAGTATGTCGATGATCACAGAGCTGGTAAAATTGTGGTTGAACTGAATGGAAGGCTGAATAAGTGCGGTGTGATCAGTCCTCGTTTTGATGTAGGAGTCAAAGAGATTGAGGGTTGGACTGCGAGGTTACTTCCTTCAAGACAGGTTAGCTTAGAAACTTCTTGGAATTTTAATCTCTGTATAATGTTTTCATAAGAtgtttcatttctttaatgGAAATGATTTTGTAAGAAATTTGtcagaagaaagaaacagaagGCACTTGAAGGTggaaacaaattttgatatatgtaTCATTATTTTGCCTCTTTATTGAGTGGCATGTCCTGTTCTTACTTTCATTAGTTTAGGGAAGGTTTATTCAATTGAAATGAGAGTGCTATGTTGTGAGTTTTATGTGTTTTCTTCATGCAGTTTGGATATATTGTGCTCACCACATCTGCTGGAATCATGGACCATGAAGAAGCCAGAAGAAAGAATGTTGGTGGGAAAGTTCTTGGCTTTTTCTATTGAGacaaatttcttaaaaaattttaatttgtcttttGTAGAACTTGGTAGTTATCCTCTATCAGTGTTGGtagaattcttattttttatttcggGGATTATACGTTATGTTTTGTTTACCATGTTTGAGATTATGATTTGTCGGGGTTTTCATCGGTAATAGCGCTTTGCCTTTGTCATCAAACAGTTGGAAGAGCTTTCGATTTGGAAGTTTCTGCTAACTAATTTCTATCACCTGccttttaacaaaattttatttggatGAAGGTCAATATTTTGGGTTGTTCATGATATTGGTGTTGTCATTGTTACGTTTTGTGATATATAGAATTAATTTATTGTGTGCTGGAGAGTTGAGAATCAAATCCATTCTCTGGGAAATCATTACTCGGATGAACTCCATGGCGACAGGTTGATTATAACACACCCTTTTCTGGTTATATTTCTAGCATTTGAGGCCTGAGTTCCTCCCAATGGGGCATTATAGTGTACTGGATGCATCCTGAAGCTGACATTTTCTTTATTGAGAAagaagtatgaaatttaagtAACATAAAATTGGTTGTTACGTGTATGGTGTAAGAGCTGCTTCTGGGCAATTCAAGTTTTTCTGTCATAAAATAACTGCATATATTTCTGATAGCAATTATAGGATGAAATGCAAGGCTCTGATGGAGTCGAAGCATATGCAGTTGATTTTAGGTATCAGTCTGTTTTATGTTTTGCAGTCAGCAATTAGTCTTTATACTTTGTCaaaagtaaatttaatttttgtataataatttgtaaaagGTACTCTCCAcgcatttcaaaattaataagatTAATCCAATCACTAATAATGTGGAAACTTTTTCGCTATATGACGTGATATTAGACTGTATTGATTGGCattgaaaataattcaaaaataatgtaataattattgtttagaGATATAATCAGTATATCATTTTTGGATATGGCATcatcattaaattaatatcACGTCATTAGATTTGGTACCACATTAATACAATTAAATATCATATCAATAAGAGATAATTTCACACCATACAGTTAAATATCCATTATGTCCAATAACAGAAAAATATTAACGTTATTAATGATTGAATTAACCTTGTTAATTTTGGAAACTATAagaattcaatttttataaattattgtataagAATTAAATTCATTGGAGTACAAGaattaattgtataatttGACTATCATTGACTACAATTTAAAAGTAAATGCCACAAATCTGAAACAATTGATAAAAGCAAATGGGTCTGATCTGCCATACTAAAAACATGCAATGCCAAAGCCTAAGTGACGAGGAATGAAACATTAAAACTTTCAAAGAGCTAGAAATGAAAATTATGGAAAAAGATAAAGTCTTTatccataaatttttattactgATAACCCAAGATAGATGGAACACAAAATATTGTTCAAAATTGGTATGTTTATACACTATATTCCTTGTTAAATTGAAGGGATCAGCATCATTAGGCTGGATTTCTCTAAACATTA
Proteins encoded in this region:
- the LOC18586706 gene encoding 40S ribosomal protein S15a-1 translates to MVRVSVLNDALKSMYNAEKRGKRQVMVRPSSKVIIKFLLVMQKHGYIGEFEYVDDHRAGKIVVELNGRLNKCGVISPRFDVGVKEIEGWTARLLPSRQFGYIVLTTSAGIMDHEEARRKNVGGKVLGFFY